One Danio rerio strain Tuebingen ecotype United States chromosome 9, GRCz12tu, whole genome shotgun sequence genomic region harbors:
- the mcf2lb gene encoding guanine nucleotide exchange factor DBS isoform X2 — protein sequence MDVQNRRKTICIPLAEVEKYYHFSRRCQWLQNEIMQKESSPLFAADVITELKRQFAFLSGGRAQDGSPIIIFPEYPSFCEIGDQEFRNVLTYLTSIPSLSAAGVGFIVVIDRRQDRWTCLKGTLLRISGWFPANLRLVLVLRPSAILQRTLSDVFFKLHRDDFKVPVIMLSSVADLHTYIERNQLTQELGGSQYYCHKTWISHRTDLESFAALVKRMAQRLQVFGRELAETELPSNHLTASSLLNTHTSRKDIFKEDMAGALSQGRKILENIREPVRRDPDSSLNPDQLENLATVHRLLSQLNESSTAFDEFWIQHQNKLELCLKVCQFEHNFQQLRTELDRATETLNAFSAVGISPAQTEHLLQELTNHEKKVCEVLDRVRSLVAEGQGLIDSSQILDDSIAAKCSELEKASENLTQELKDKQTKLTQAMDLHKRLDMMCKWCDDGIYMLASQPLDKCQSQEGAESALSELECYLETANEKQKWEISTVWQEYDNILNNELREQVTRAFEKKASLQEMFDRRRVSLKKLAAKQTRPVQPVAPSPESLSSPAHRDHESICISEDSDSRGSCKQINSDQVDRSSRNASVSEEEETLAVLRRHVMNELLETERAYVEELMCVLQGYAAEMDNPSMAPLIPAALQNKKDVLFGNMQEIYNFHKRIFLRELETYTDYPELVGRCFLDWMGELQIYEKYCHNKPRSESLWRQCSDCAFFQECQKKLEHKLGLDSYLLKPVQRITKYQLLIKEMIKYSKGCEGSVELQAALSSILGILKAVNDSMHLIAITGYDGNLGDLGRLLMQGSFSVWAEHKRGHVKVMELARFKPMQRHLFLHEKALLFCKRREESGEGYEKAPSYSFKQELSMAAIGITEHAKGDSKKFEIWSSSRDEVYTIQAASEEVKTIWVTEIRKLLTGQLEACKERIFEEPKNEASQQRAPEQFTSESSSTNRLVRNERSSLKSDGVEKQKREEERGKELESIFESRTAERAKGSSFSFETKPKRQDVRSDPTPLGPHPNLGGVRWFSTSSLFQSRRRGTHTEYTCWMKGSLSLDASVEHDGYFSAEEQANSDPEEEREDKLSEEEPQPVRIDEEIQCFEETEEPEE from the exons ATGAAATCATGCAGAAGGAGTCGAGTCCCCTCTTCGCTGCTGATGTCATCACTGAACTCAAGAGACAGTTTGCGTTCCTGTCTG GTGGAAGAGCACAGGATGGAAGCCCTATCATTATCTTCCCAGAATACCCTTCATTTTGTGAAATAGGAGACCAAGAGTTTCGTAATGTGCTTACATACCTGACAAGTATTcccag TCTGAGTGCAGCAGGTGTGGGCTTTATCGTAGTGATTGACAGACGTCAAGATCGATGGACGTGTTTGAAGGGAACATTGTTGCGTATTTCA GGCTGGTTTCCTGCTAATCTTCGGCTTGTTCTGGTTCTGAGGCCCAGTGCTATACTGCAGCGAACACTTTCTGATGTCTTTTTCAAACTCCACAGAGATGACTTTAAAGTACCG GTTATCATGCTAAGCTCAGTGGCTGATCTCCATACTTATATTGAGAGGAATCAACTGACACAGGAACTTGGCGGTTCTCAGTACTACTGCCACAAAACCTGGATCTCTCACCGCACA GATCTTGAAAGCTTCGCTGCGTTAGTGAAGAGGATGGCTCAGAGACTGCAAGTGTTCGGCAGAGAGCTGGCAGAAACCGAGCTACCCAGCAACCACCTGACAGCCAGCAgtctgcttaatacacacaccaGCAGAAAAGACATCTTCAAA GAAGACATGGCAGGAGCTCTCAGCCAAGGTCGGAAAATCTTGGAGAATATCAGAGAGCCGGTGCGCAGAGATCCGGACAGCAGTTTGAACCCTGACCAGTTGGAGAATCTTGCTACAGTCCACAG GCTCTTATCCCAGCTTAATGAGAGCTCAACAGCATTCGATGAGTTCTGGATTCAGCATCAAAATAAACTGGAGCTATGTCTGAAAGTCTGTCAGTTTGAGCACAACTTTCAGCAG TTGCGAACAGAGCTGGATCGAGCAACTGAAACTCTGAATGCTTTCTCAGCTGTTGGAATAAGCCCCGCCCAAACAGAACACCTCCTTCAAGAGCTGACCAATCATGAAAAGAAAGTCTGT gAAGTGCTGGACAGAGTGAGGTCTCTGGTTGCTGAGGGTCAAGGTTTGATTGACAGCTCTCAGATTCTTGATGACAGTATTGCAGCAAAATGCAGTGAGCTAGAaaaagcaagtgaaaatctcACCCAAGAGCTTAAAGACAAGCAGACCAAGCTGACACAGGCTATGGATCTACATAAAAGACTGGACATG ATGTGTAAATGGTGTGATGATGGGATTTACATGCTGGCATCACAACCACTGGACAAGTGCCAGTCACAGGAGGGGGCAGAGTCAGCGCTATCAGAGCTAGAATGTTACCTGGAGACAGCCAATGAGAAACAGAAGTGGGAAATCAGCACAGTTTGGCAGGAATATGACAACATATTGAACAATGAGCTTAGG GAGCAAGTGACGCGTGCATTTGAGAAGAAAGCCTCACTACAGGAGATGTTTGATAGAAGGAGGGTCAGTCTGAAGAAACTAGCAGCCAAACAAACACGTCCTGTACAACCTGTGGCTCCCAGTCCAGAGTCACTCTCATCTCCTG CTCACAGGGATCATGAGAGCATCTGTATTAGTGAGGACTCGGACAGCAGGGGCTCCTGTAAACAA ATAAACTCTGATCAGGTTGACAGGAGCAGTCGCAATGCTTCTGTATCTGAGGAGGAAGAAACCCTGGCTGTACTGCGCAG GCATGTAATGAACGAGTTATTGGAAACCGAGAGAGCATATGTggaagagcttatgtgtgtgttgcag GGATATGCTGCTGAGATGGACAATCCCTCCATGGCTCCTCTTATTCCTGCTGCCCTGCAGAACAAGAAGGACGTGTTATTTGGGAACATGCAAGAGATATACAATTTCCACAAAAG AATATTTCTCAGAGAGCTGGAGACCTACACTGACTATCCTGAGCTTGTGGGCCGCTGCTTCCTGGACTGG ATGGGGGAGCTGCAAATTTATGAGAAATACTGTCACAACAAACCTCGTTCTGAGAGTCTCTGGAGACAGTGCTCCGACTGCGCCTTTTTCCAG GAGTGTCAGAAGAAACTAGAACACAAGCTGGGACTGGACTCTTACTTACTGAAGCCTGTACAGAGGATCACTAAATACCAACTTCTGATTAAG gagATGATTAAATACAGTAAAGGCTGTGAGGGCTCAGTGGAGCTGCAGGCGGCTCTTTCCTCAATACTGGGAATCCTGAAGGCCGTAAATGACTCAATGCACCTCATCGCCATCACAGGATATGAT GGTAATCTTGGAGACCTGGGTCGTCTGCTGATGCAGGGGTCGTTCAGCGTGTGGGCAGAGCACAAGAGAGGTCATGTGAAGGTGATGGAGCTCGCCAGGTTTAAGCCCATGCAGAGACACCTGTTCCTGCATGAGAAAGCTCTGCTCTTCTGCAAGAGACGAGAGGAGAGCGGAGAGGGATACGAAAAAGCCCCTTCATACAGCTTTAAACAGGAGCTCAGC ATGGCTGCTATTGGAATAACAGAGCATGCTAAAGGGGACAGCAAGAAGTTTGAAATCTGGTCCAGTTCAAGAGACGAGGTGTACACGATACAG GCTGCATCTGAAGAGGTTAAGACCATCTGGGTGACAGAAATCCGCAAACTTCTAACAGGACAACTGGAAGCCTGCAAAG AAAGGATCTTTGAGGAACCAAAAAATG AAGCAAGTCAGCAGAGGGCACCTGAGCAGTTCACCTCAGAGAGCAGCTCAACAAACAG ACTGGTGAGAAATGAGCGTAGTAGCCTCAAGAGTGACGGAGTGGAGAAACAAAAAAGAGAAGAGGAAAGAGGCAAGGAACTTGAGAGCATTTTTGAATCGAGGACAGCCGAAAGGGCAAAAG GATCTTCGTTCAGCTTTGAGACAAAACCAAAACGGCAGGATGTCCGGAGCGACCCTACGCCTCTAG GGCCACACCCTAACTTGGGCGGAGTCAGGTGGTTCAGTACATCAAGCCTGTTTCAGAGTCGTAGGAGAGGTACACATACTGAGTACACTT GTTGGATGAAAGGATCTCTCTCGCTGGATGCCTCTGTGGAGCATGATGGATATTTCAGTGCAGAAGAGCAGGCCAACTCTGACCCAGAAGAGGAGAGGGAAGACAAACTG AGTGAAGAAGAACCGCAGCCTGTGAGGATAGATGAAGAGATCCAGTGTTTTGAAGAGACAGAGGAACCTGAGGAATGA
- the mcf2lb gene encoding guanine nucleotide exchange factor DBS isoform X5, translating into MDVQNRRKTICIPLAEVEKYYHFSRRCQWLQNEIMQKESSPLFAADVITELKRQFAFLSGGRAQDGSPIIIFPEYPSFCEIGDQEFRNVLTYLTSIPSLSAAGVGFIVVIDRRQDRWTCLKGTLLRISGWFPANLRLVLVLRPSAILQRTLSDVFFKLHRDDFKVPVIMLSSVADLHTYIERNQLTQELGGSQYYCHKTWISHRTDLESFAALVKRMAQRLQVFGRELAETELPSNHLTASSLLNTHTSRKDIFKEDMAGALSQGRKILENIREPVRRDPDSSLNPDQLENLATVHRLLSQLNESSTAFDEFWIQHQNKLELCLKVCQFEHNFQQLRTELDRATETLNAFSAVGISPAQTEHLLQELTNHEKKVCEVLDRVRSLVAEGQGLIDSSQILDDSIAAKCSELEKASENLTQELKDKQTKLTQAMDLHKRLDMMCKWCDDGIYMLASQPLDKCQSQEGAESALSELECYLETANEKQKWEISTVWQEYDNILNNELREQVTRAFEKKASLQEMFDRRRVSLKKLAAKQTRPVQPVAPSPESLSSPAHRDHESICISEDSDSRGSCKQINSDQVDRSSRNASVSEEEETLAVLRRHVMNELLETERAYVEELMCVLQGYAAEMDNPSMAPLIPAALQNKKDVLFGNMQEIYNFHKRIFLRELETYTDYPELVGRCFLDWMGELQIYEKYCHNKPRSESLWRQCSDCAFFQECQKKLEHKLGLDSYLLKPVQRITKYQLLIKEMIKYSKGCEGSVELQAALSSILGILKAVNDSMHLIAITGYDGNLGDLGRLLMQGSFSVWAEHKRGHVKVMELARFKPMQRHLFLHEKALLFCKRREESGEGYEKAPSYSFKQELSMAAIGITEHAKGDSKKFEIWSSSRDEVYTIQAASEEVKTIWVTEIRKLLTGQLEACKEASQQRAPEQFTSESSSTNRLVRNERSSLKSDGVEKQKREEERGKELESIFESRTAERAKGSSFSFETKPKRQDVRSDPTPLETGPHPNLGGVRWFSTSSLFQSRRRGTHTEYTCWMKGSLSLDASVEHDGYFSAEEQANSDPEEEREDKLSEEEPQPVRIDEEIQCFEETEEPEE; encoded by the exons ATGAAATCATGCAGAAGGAGTCGAGTCCCCTCTTCGCTGCTGATGTCATCACTGAACTCAAGAGACAGTTTGCGTTCCTGTCTG GTGGAAGAGCACAGGATGGAAGCCCTATCATTATCTTCCCAGAATACCCTTCATTTTGTGAAATAGGAGACCAAGAGTTTCGTAATGTGCTTACATACCTGACAAGTATTcccag TCTGAGTGCAGCAGGTGTGGGCTTTATCGTAGTGATTGACAGACGTCAAGATCGATGGACGTGTTTGAAGGGAACATTGTTGCGTATTTCA GGCTGGTTTCCTGCTAATCTTCGGCTTGTTCTGGTTCTGAGGCCCAGTGCTATACTGCAGCGAACACTTTCTGATGTCTTTTTCAAACTCCACAGAGATGACTTTAAAGTACCG GTTATCATGCTAAGCTCAGTGGCTGATCTCCATACTTATATTGAGAGGAATCAACTGACACAGGAACTTGGCGGTTCTCAGTACTACTGCCACAAAACCTGGATCTCTCACCGCACA GATCTTGAAAGCTTCGCTGCGTTAGTGAAGAGGATGGCTCAGAGACTGCAAGTGTTCGGCAGAGAGCTGGCAGAAACCGAGCTACCCAGCAACCACCTGACAGCCAGCAgtctgcttaatacacacaccaGCAGAAAAGACATCTTCAAA GAAGACATGGCAGGAGCTCTCAGCCAAGGTCGGAAAATCTTGGAGAATATCAGAGAGCCGGTGCGCAGAGATCCGGACAGCAGTTTGAACCCTGACCAGTTGGAGAATCTTGCTACAGTCCACAG GCTCTTATCCCAGCTTAATGAGAGCTCAACAGCATTCGATGAGTTCTGGATTCAGCATCAAAATAAACTGGAGCTATGTCTGAAAGTCTGTCAGTTTGAGCACAACTTTCAGCAG TTGCGAACAGAGCTGGATCGAGCAACTGAAACTCTGAATGCTTTCTCAGCTGTTGGAATAAGCCCCGCCCAAACAGAACACCTCCTTCAAGAGCTGACCAATCATGAAAAGAAAGTCTGT gAAGTGCTGGACAGAGTGAGGTCTCTGGTTGCTGAGGGTCAAGGTTTGATTGACAGCTCTCAGATTCTTGATGACAGTATTGCAGCAAAATGCAGTGAGCTAGAaaaagcaagtgaaaatctcACCCAAGAGCTTAAAGACAAGCAGACCAAGCTGACACAGGCTATGGATCTACATAAAAGACTGGACATG ATGTGTAAATGGTGTGATGATGGGATTTACATGCTGGCATCACAACCACTGGACAAGTGCCAGTCACAGGAGGGGGCAGAGTCAGCGCTATCAGAGCTAGAATGTTACCTGGAGACAGCCAATGAGAAACAGAAGTGGGAAATCAGCACAGTTTGGCAGGAATATGACAACATATTGAACAATGAGCTTAGG GAGCAAGTGACGCGTGCATTTGAGAAGAAAGCCTCACTACAGGAGATGTTTGATAGAAGGAGGGTCAGTCTGAAGAAACTAGCAGCCAAACAAACACGTCCTGTACAACCTGTGGCTCCCAGTCCAGAGTCACTCTCATCTCCTG CTCACAGGGATCATGAGAGCATCTGTATTAGTGAGGACTCGGACAGCAGGGGCTCCTGTAAACAA ATAAACTCTGATCAGGTTGACAGGAGCAGTCGCAATGCTTCTGTATCTGAGGAGGAAGAAACCCTGGCTGTACTGCGCAG GCATGTAATGAACGAGTTATTGGAAACCGAGAGAGCATATGTggaagagcttatgtgtgtgttgcag GGATATGCTGCTGAGATGGACAATCCCTCCATGGCTCCTCTTATTCCTGCTGCCCTGCAGAACAAGAAGGACGTGTTATTTGGGAACATGCAAGAGATATACAATTTCCACAAAAG AATATTTCTCAGAGAGCTGGAGACCTACACTGACTATCCTGAGCTTGTGGGCCGCTGCTTCCTGGACTGG ATGGGGGAGCTGCAAATTTATGAGAAATACTGTCACAACAAACCTCGTTCTGAGAGTCTCTGGAGACAGTGCTCCGACTGCGCCTTTTTCCAG GAGTGTCAGAAGAAACTAGAACACAAGCTGGGACTGGACTCTTACTTACTGAAGCCTGTACAGAGGATCACTAAATACCAACTTCTGATTAAG gagATGATTAAATACAGTAAAGGCTGTGAGGGCTCAGTGGAGCTGCAGGCGGCTCTTTCCTCAATACTGGGAATCCTGAAGGCCGTAAATGACTCAATGCACCTCATCGCCATCACAGGATATGAT GGTAATCTTGGAGACCTGGGTCGTCTGCTGATGCAGGGGTCGTTCAGCGTGTGGGCAGAGCACAAGAGAGGTCATGTGAAGGTGATGGAGCTCGCCAGGTTTAAGCCCATGCAGAGACACCTGTTCCTGCATGAGAAAGCTCTGCTCTTCTGCAAGAGACGAGAGGAGAGCGGAGAGGGATACGAAAAAGCCCCTTCATACAGCTTTAAACAGGAGCTCAGC ATGGCTGCTATTGGAATAACAGAGCATGCTAAAGGGGACAGCAAGAAGTTTGAAATCTGGTCCAGTTCAAGAGACGAGGTGTACACGATACAG GCTGCATCTGAAGAGGTTAAGACCATCTGGGTGACAGAAATCCGCAAACTTCTAACAGGACAACTGGAAGCCTGCAAAG AAGCAAGTCAGCAGAGGGCACCTGAGCAGTTCACCTCAGAGAGCAGCTCAACAAACAG ACTGGTGAGAAATGAGCGTAGTAGCCTCAAGAGTGACGGAGTGGAGAAACAAAAAAGAGAAGAGGAAAGAGGCAAGGAACTTGAGAGCATTTTTGAATCGAGGACAGCCGAAAGGGCAAAAG GATCTTCGTTCAGCTTTGAGACAAAACCAAAACGGCAGGATGTCCGGAGCGACCCTACGCCTCTAG AAACAGGGCCACACCCTAACTTGGGCGGAGTCAGGTGGTTCAGTACATCAAGCCTGTTTCAGAGTCGTAGGAGAGGTACACATACTGAGTACACTT GTTGGATGAAAGGATCTCTCTCGCTGGATGCCTCTGTGGAGCATGATGGATATTTCAGTGCAGAAGAGCAGGCCAACTCTGACCCAGAAGAGGAGAGGGAAGACAAACTG AGTGAAGAAGAACCGCAGCCTGTGAGGATAGATGAAGAGATCCAGTGTTTTGAAGAGACAGAGGAACCTGAGGAATGA
- the mcf2lb gene encoding guanine nucleotide exchange factor DBS isoform X11 yields MDVQNRRKTICIPLAEVEKYYHFSRRCQWLQNEIMQKESSPLFAADVITELKRQFAFLSGGRAQDGSPIIIFPEYPSFCEIGDQEFRNVLTYLTSIPSLSAAGVGFIVVIDRRQDRWTCLKGTLLRISGWFPANLRLVLVLRPSAILQRTLSDVFFKLHRDDFKVPVIMLSSVADLHTYIERNQLTQELGGSQYYCHKTWISHRTDLESFAALVKRMAQRLQVFGRELAETELPSNHLTASSLLNTHTSRKDIFKEDMAGALSQGRKILENIREPVRRDPDSSLNPDQLENLATVHRLLSQLNESSTAFDEFWIQHQNKLELCLKVCQFEHNFQQLRTELDRATETLNAFSAVGISPAQTEHLLQELTNHEKKVCEVLDRVRSLVAEGQGLIDSSQILDDSIAAKCSELEKASENLTQELKDKQTKLTQAMDLHKRLDMMCKWCDDGIYMLASQPLDKCQSQEGAESALSELECYLETANEKQKWEISTVWQEYDNILNNELREQVTRAFEKKASLQEMFDRRRVSLKKLAAKQTRPVQPVAPSPESLSSPAHRDHESICISEDSDSRGSCKQINSDQVDRSSRNASVSEEEETLAVLRRHVMNELLETERAYVEELMCVLQGYAAEMDNPSMAPLIPAALQNKKDVLFGNMQEIYNFHKRIFLRELETYTDYPELVGRCFLDWMGELQIYEKYCHNKPRSESLWRQCSDCAFFQECQKKLEHKLGLDSYLLKPVQRITKYQLLIKEMIKYSKGCEGSVELQAALSSILGILKAVNDSMHLIAITGYDGNLGDLGRLLMQGSFSVWAEHKRGHVKVMELARFKPMQRHLFLHEKALLFCKRREESGEGYEKAPSYSFKQELSMAAIGITEHAKGDSKKFEIWSSSRDEVYTIQAASEEVKTIWVTEIRKLLTGQLEACKEASQQRAPEQFTSESSSTNRLVRNERSSLKSDGVEKQKREEERGKELESIFESRTAERAKGSSFSFETKPKRQDVRSDPTPLETGPHPNLGGVRWFSTSSLFQSRRRGWMKGSLSLDASVEHDGYFSAEEQANSDPEEEREDKLSEEEPQPVRIDEEIQCFEETEEPEE; encoded by the exons ATGAAATCATGCAGAAGGAGTCGAGTCCCCTCTTCGCTGCTGATGTCATCACTGAACTCAAGAGACAGTTTGCGTTCCTGTCTG GTGGAAGAGCACAGGATGGAAGCCCTATCATTATCTTCCCAGAATACCCTTCATTTTGTGAAATAGGAGACCAAGAGTTTCGTAATGTGCTTACATACCTGACAAGTATTcccag TCTGAGTGCAGCAGGTGTGGGCTTTATCGTAGTGATTGACAGACGTCAAGATCGATGGACGTGTTTGAAGGGAACATTGTTGCGTATTTCA GGCTGGTTTCCTGCTAATCTTCGGCTTGTTCTGGTTCTGAGGCCCAGTGCTATACTGCAGCGAACACTTTCTGATGTCTTTTTCAAACTCCACAGAGATGACTTTAAAGTACCG GTTATCATGCTAAGCTCAGTGGCTGATCTCCATACTTATATTGAGAGGAATCAACTGACACAGGAACTTGGCGGTTCTCAGTACTACTGCCACAAAACCTGGATCTCTCACCGCACA GATCTTGAAAGCTTCGCTGCGTTAGTGAAGAGGATGGCTCAGAGACTGCAAGTGTTCGGCAGAGAGCTGGCAGAAACCGAGCTACCCAGCAACCACCTGACAGCCAGCAgtctgcttaatacacacaccaGCAGAAAAGACATCTTCAAA GAAGACATGGCAGGAGCTCTCAGCCAAGGTCGGAAAATCTTGGAGAATATCAGAGAGCCGGTGCGCAGAGATCCGGACAGCAGTTTGAACCCTGACCAGTTGGAGAATCTTGCTACAGTCCACAG GCTCTTATCCCAGCTTAATGAGAGCTCAACAGCATTCGATGAGTTCTGGATTCAGCATCAAAATAAACTGGAGCTATGTCTGAAAGTCTGTCAGTTTGAGCACAACTTTCAGCAG TTGCGAACAGAGCTGGATCGAGCAACTGAAACTCTGAATGCTTTCTCAGCTGTTGGAATAAGCCCCGCCCAAACAGAACACCTCCTTCAAGAGCTGACCAATCATGAAAAGAAAGTCTGT gAAGTGCTGGACAGAGTGAGGTCTCTGGTTGCTGAGGGTCAAGGTTTGATTGACAGCTCTCAGATTCTTGATGACAGTATTGCAGCAAAATGCAGTGAGCTAGAaaaagcaagtgaaaatctcACCCAAGAGCTTAAAGACAAGCAGACCAAGCTGACACAGGCTATGGATCTACATAAAAGACTGGACATG ATGTGTAAATGGTGTGATGATGGGATTTACATGCTGGCATCACAACCACTGGACAAGTGCCAGTCACAGGAGGGGGCAGAGTCAGCGCTATCAGAGCTAGAATGTTACCTGGAGACAGCCAATGAGAAACAGAAGTGGGAAATCAGCACAGTTTGGCAGGAATATGACAACATATTGAACAATGAGCTTAGG GAGCAAGTGACGCGTGCATTTGAGAAGAAAGCCTCACTACAGGAGATGTTTGATAGAAGGAGGGTCAGTCTGAAGAAACTAGCAGCCAAACAAACACGTCCTGTACAACCTGTGGCTCCCAGTCCAGAGTCACTCTCATCTCCTG CTCACAGGGATCATGAGAGCATCTGTATTAGTGAGGACTCGGACAGCAGGGGCTCCTGTAAACAA ATAAACTCTGATCAGGTTGACAGGAGCAGTCGCAATGCTTCTGTATCTGAGGAGGAAGAAACCCTGGCTGTACTGCGCAG GCATGTAATGAACGAGTTATTGGAAACCGAGAGAGCATATGTggaagagcttatgtgtgtgttgcag GGATATGCTGCTGAGATGGACAATCCCTCCATGGCTCCTCTTATTCCTGCTGCCCTGCAGAACAAGAAGGACGTGTTATTTGGGAACATGCAAGAGATATACAATTTCCACAAAAG AATATTTCTCAGAGAGCTGGAGACCTACACTGACTATCCTGAGCTTGTGGGCCGCTGCTTCCTGGACTGG ATGGGGGAGCTGCAAATTTATGAGAAATACTGTCACAACAAACCTCGTTCTGAGAGTCTCTGGAGACAGTGCTCCGACTGCGCCTTTTTCCAG GAGTGTCAGAAGAAACTAGAACACAAGCTGGGACTGGACTCTTACTTACTGAAGCCTGTACAGAGGATCACTAAATACCAACTTCTGATTAAG gagATGATTAAATACAGTAAAGGCTGTGAGGGCTCAGTGGAGCTGCAGGCGGCTCTTTCCTCAATACTGGGAATCCTGAAGGCCGTAAATGACTCAATGCACCTCATCGCCATCACAGGATATGAT GGTAATCTTGGAGACCTGGGTCGTCTGCTGATGCAGGGGTCGTTCAGCGTGTGGGCAGAGCACAAGAGAGGTCATGTGAAGGTGATGGAGCTCGCCAGGTTTAAGCCCATGCAGAGACACCTGTTCCTGCATGAGAAAGCTCTGCTCTTCTGCAAGAGACGAGAGGAGAGCGGAGAGGGATACGAAAAAGCCCCTTCATACAGCTTTAAACAGGAGCTCAGC ATGGCTGCTATTGGAATAACAGAGCATGCTAAAGGGGACAGCAAGAAGTTTGAAATCTGGTCCAGTTCAAGAGACGAGGTGTACACGATACAG GCTGCATCTGAAGAGGTTAAGACCATCTGGGTGACAGAAATCCGCAAACTTCTAACAGGACAACTGGAAGCCTGCAAAG AAGCAAGTCAGCAGAGGGCACCTGAGCAGTTCACCTCAGAGAGCAGCTCAACAAACAG ACTGGTGAGAAATGAGCGTAGTAGCCTCAAGAGTGACGGAGTGGAGAAACAAAAAAGAGAAGAGGAAAGAGGCAAGGAACTTGAGAGCATTTTTGAATCGAGGACAGCCGAAAGGGCAAAAG GATCTTCGTTCAGCTTTGAGACAAAACCAAAACGGCAGGATGTCCGGAGCGACCCTACGCCTCTAG AAACAGGGCCACACCCTAACTTGGGCGGAGTCAGGTGGTTCAGTACATCAAGCCTGTTTCAGAGTCGTAGGAGAG GTTGGATGAAAGGATCTCTCTCGCTGGATGCCTCTGTGGAGCATGATGGATATTTCAGTGCAGAAGAGCAGGCCAACTCTGACCCAGAAGAGGAGAGGGAAGACAAACTG AGTGAAGAAGAACCGCAGCCTGTGAGGATAGATGAAGAGATCCAGTGTTTTGAAGAGACAGAGGAACCTGAGGAATGA